The Setaria viridis chromosome 6, Setaria_viridis_v4.0, whole genome shotgun sequence genome contains a region encoding:
- the LOC117861622 gene encoding myb family transcription factor PHL8 — MSSSGGGQQQQGEGRPRLRWTSQLHGRFELAVAQLGGADKATPKSVLRAMAVPELTLYHLKSHLQKYRLAVSRGLITTSPGDNGEGANDRSSSSENEYDEDAVAELHGAFTADDGAGAKEGLCDSSRSMARMHREVQRKLQEQIEVQRHLQLRIEAQGRYLQSVLHRAYEVLSDDHNLGSPTATELSELASAVESGCLSSSSSLSPSPPRRRAAGSCVTSSSSWEAESHAAAGSKRPCTCAVEQPAQGKRTFLQQSHDHGAEEADADADAEAEDGSSSEIDLNR; from the exons ATGTCATCGTCGGGCGGtggccagcagcagcaaggcGAGGGCAGGCCGAGGCTCAGGTGGACGAGCCAGCTGCACGGCCGCTTCGAGCTCGCCGTGGCCCAGCTCGGCGGCGCAGACA AGGCGACGCCCAAGTCGGTCCTGAGGGCGATGGCCGTGCCGGAGCTCACGCTCTACCACCTCAAGAGCCACCTCCAG aagTACCGGCTGGCGGTGAGCCGAGGCCTCATCACCACCTCACCCGGCGACAACGGAGAGGGCGCCAACGACCGCTCATCCTCCTCGGAGAACGAGTACGACGAGGACGCCGTCGCCGAGTTGCATGGTGCATTCACCGCCGACGATGGAGCCGGTGCTAAAGAAGGTCTCTGCGATTCTTCCAGGAGCATGGCACGGATGCACAGGGAGGTGCAGAGGAAGCTGCAGGAGCAGATCGAG GTCCAGAGGCACCTGCAGCTGAGGATCGAGGCGCAGGGGAGGTACCTGCAGTCCGTGCTGCACCGAGCGTACGAGGTCCTCTCTGACGACCACAACCTCGGATCGCCGACGGCCACGGAGCTCTCGGAGCTGGCCTCCGCGGTGGAGTCCGGGTgcctgtcctcctcctcctccctctcgccgtccccgccgcgccgccgcgccgccggcagctgcgtcacgtcctcctcctcctgggagGCCGAGAGCCACGCTGCCGCAGGGTCCAAGCGGCCGTGCACGTGCGCTGTCGAGCAGCCGGCGCAGGGTAAGAGGACCTTCCTGCAGCAGAGCCACGACCACGGGGCAGAGGAAGCTGACGCGGACGCGGACGCTGAAGCAGAGGACGGCAGCTCATCAGAGATCGATCTCAACAGGTAG